Proteins found in one Amycolatopsis aidingensis genomic segment:
- a CDS encoding non-ribosomal peptide synthetase yields MADSRQDRERGPEAGYRPDRMWRLIAGVLAEGGERVAAVCGQRSLSHAELDGRSAALAERLRAAGAGPERPVAVLVEDGLDLLVACLAVFRAGGVYLPVDPAWPAGRRAAVLSDARPVAAVVSGAAPPVEVPTVPVEAGTAGPGRWPEPEPDQAAYLMYTSGSTGRPKGVLATHGGLANRMLWWQRAYPLRQEDVLLATASPGFDIAVWELLAGLLAGARLVLAEHRVHGIVPYLQELMAAERVTVAHLVPSVLAELLAGMTDGDRLGLRLAVCGGEAVPPSLRDRLLSRSDARLVHAYGPTEATITVVHDECLPGEPADVVPLGRQMPGATVAIVDTEGRPVPDGAAGELLLGGAALARGYLGRPAETASRFVPDWLGLGPAGGRLYRTGDRARRLPDGRILFLGRLDDQFKVRGHRVDPAELESLLHQHPAVRRAAVRLAGSGNGAGQQVVAYVQGGAEPAQLRAHLADRVAQAVIPTRWVFLDRFPLTPNGKVDHAALPEPPRQAEQPREEAGTELERELCALWADLLGLGSVGVADDFFALGGHSLIATRTVATVWQRHRVRLSLADVLRARTVAELAKRVEKLAAAEHHPRHQPVGAAADQLPLSHAQARILFEEEFLGGPGLFSVPVLTRWQGPVDEPALRAALDGLVRRHPVLRAALAEDAEPARLVVGPAAEVPLAREDLRGLDPAARAARVAEAAEEMLAEPFDLSRPPLLRARLARLAEQEHVFLLVLHHLVCDRWSMQVLTDDLHELYAAARARRAPRLDPPAHPAAALTRPDEAETERILDYWIRRLDGVALDTDLMVGRRHRKDNGHRAGRALRLLSSGQAAALSGLCAEHGVTPFMVLLAAFQVLLHRFSGADDLVVGAPVADRDLPGAENVVSMLVHTLPLRADLRGNPRFAEVLDQCRESVLAAHQHQAVPIERLAGALGRRRGSGHHPLMRYLVVWEDSPGPPVRLPGVTAEPMRPCARTTAFDLTLIARAWAGEIDLELEFNQDTLDTTAAETLAEALTAMLADFLADPRLRIGAARLAEGAPPAGLLGPVRPQAPGLVGLVRTAAAQRQGAAAVLAGSTVTSYAELLREADAVAARIRAAGGRTGDVVGVCLPRSTALVATLLGVLQAGCAFLPLSTADPDERVARQLEISGARWVITAETGRFAGLGVPVLPAEQESTVDALDSGPWPEPGQDDPAYVIFTSGSTGEPKGVVVEHGALADHVRWAISEYRLSPADRALQFCSVTFDVLLEELFPTLAAGATVVLREQEAATSAQALLAQCAASGVTVLNLPTGYWERLTDALAEDGLAWPDPVRLMVIGGQQADLAAVRRWHRHVPGVRLLNAYGPTEVTIGATVAELRPDAAVPIGGPIPNTRAYLLDRYLAPVPEGAVAELYLAGSGVARGYAGHPGLTAQRFLPDPFACTRGARMYRTGDLAYRRDGALYFVGRADRQVKVRGYRIELDEVERALTALPLVDEAAVLAREDHLEAHVATRSGVDGQAVRAELAARLPAFMVPSVLAVAPALPKTATGKVDRAALAPVPVEQAADFQPPRDDRERAACALWAEVLGVSRVGVRDSFFALGGHSLLAMDLVRRMRRQGYPQLRMPDLFEHPTIEALAPWAAAESGAEPEVAKAAPPSRAPLSWAQLGIWAQAATTEAGTFHLPVLLRLSGPLAEPVLRAAIEALTARHDLLRSVLEEGTEDGTEEDDQAGPCWRAAEGTPAALRVLDLPAAELDARVRDLVAEPFDLTAAPPVRWTLLRLGETEHALLVVLHHIAADGWSAGGLVRELGELYAAHADHRPAGLDPAPSFLALAAADRAAPPDEAGLAFWAEALRGAPDRMELPAERIPGTLRDSGRHRARLPLPGRAAAALEELARRERATLFITLLAGVQAWLARCCGQREVLVGTPVADRDDPTTAGVVGPLVNVLPLRADVDPAGSFADQLARTRATVLAAFEHRSVPTQRIVRQLGLSGRGLSQVVFDLDDAATPETVPFGQLKARTVPLTPALGAFDLEVTARRTPEGLDVELRGAADMFEQTGIEHLASALARLLTGVAQQPGAPLGTIELLDERERHRLLVEPNRRTLPQRPAEVPGLVAEWVARTPDATAVSTSGGSLSYRELDALAEGVAAWLREHGLPVEGPVATRMGRCRELPAVVLGIWKAGGVYVPLDPGHPDERHQRILADCRPHAVLTDGPGPDTGPVPALDIAELRPAVAGTGVRSHHPEPDQLAYVAYTSGSTGTPKGVQCTQRGLANQLLWSRQAYPLRPGAALAQVAAVGFDISLWEMFHPLASGGRLVVLDQDRHGDVPAIADLVATERVAVLHLVPTLLEHYLDQRTADCLRHVVCGGEGPSPGLPARFAARMSATLHHTYGPTEASIIATHWQAPADPEPGRVPLGGPLPNARVYLLDPEGLPVPAGVVGELVLGGEVLARGYLGQPAATAERFLPDPFAGVPGARMYRTGDLARYRSDGSLEFVGRADRQVKIAGVRVEPREVEAAIGADPRVAACAVLPRRDPAGVASLVGYLVPADPAADPDGLCAELRAALRERLPRAMVPAQLLPLAELPLGVNGKLDVAALPAPEPRAEPEPDLEPGTGAERTLAAIWSQVVPAAGGRHISPRDNFFDLGGDSVSAIRVVARARAAGLRIELGQVLRAATLAELAASAVPAGEPTAPALPDSDGRLWFTPAQRRFLATAGRAPGHLNQAVLTEPTERVEPEPLRAALRAVATHHEAFRLRAAWDGQRWREHADLAGQADPLVTVLVAAEPYTEDSAARLARPAHEAMDIEHGPLLAALLAEREDRGQVVLLVAHHLAVDTASWEIVLSDLDTAYRQVSRGEPVRLPQPATPFADFARALPGLAARLDTPGQREYWRGQLADLPLLPATAGDDGDPEPVTLALGAQATTALLAATSRHRLRVDELLLAGLARVIARWTGQRRVAVLRETHGRSGPPGWADLTGTVGWFTAVHPLLIEMSTVDDSLAALRATRGALAAVPDGGVGYGLLRADTGPEPELAVNYLGSTAGGGGQGLFSRAERQAVGADAAAEHATPRGIELLAGIDGRGLWLEWLYDTGRFARHTMLGLAGELRTELADLVSALDGPFGLASVPADFPAVDLPGEQLRAVLTSRPGTGAVLPLSPAQQGMLAWHLAHPESGAYHTQLLFEVEGEVDEAALRWAWKQVVAHTDVFRAAFPTAGLDEPVQVIGPAPEPDWRRHTGSAADLDAVLAADRAERFDLAEPGAQRWHWVDGGTAGRWLLWSHHHILLDGWSLPLVLAEVARAYTARTAGRAWTPPNRPGYAAYLSWLSTQDEEAGQRFWRATLAGATPTRIGRAGKGGSAALATAELSPAATAELTRLAERSRTTLHSVVLAGWSLLLGQRCASQDLVFGVVMSLRPEEVTGAEQLVGLCLNTVPLRVRVDTDGELTALFGQVQQALVEAYQHAAHPPSRIRTWSGAADALFDSIVVFENYPGDRTGQALGEHGRLRVVRAVESTEFAVSLTVLPGERLTFELTYADHALTTAEADGLLRRLTRLLERIADSP; encoded by the coding sequence ATGGCGGACAGCAGGCAGGACCGGGAGCGGGGACCCGAGGCCGGATACCGGCCGGACCGGATGTGGCGGCTGATCGCCGGGGTCCTGGCCGAAGGGGGCGAACGGGTCGCCGCCGTGTGCGGGCAGCGGTCCCTTTCCCACGCCGAGCTGGACGGGCGGTCCGCGGCGCTGGCCGAGCGGCTGCGCGCGGCAGGTGCCGGGCCGGAGCGCCCGGTGGCGGTGCTGGTCGAGGACGGCCTCGACCTCCTGGTGGCCTGTCTCGCGGTGTTCCGGGCGGGCGGGGTGTACCTGCCGGTGGACCCGGCGTGGCCCGCGGGCAGGCGGGCCGCGGTGCTGTCCGACGCGCGGCCGGTGGCGGCCGTGGTGTCCGGTGCCGCACCGCCGGTCGAGGTGCCCACCGTGCCGGTCGAGGCCGGGACCGCAGGGCCCGGCCGGTGGCCCGAGCCGGAACCGGACCAGGCCGCCTACCTGATGTACACCTCGGGCTCCACCGGGCGGCCCAAGGGTGTGCTGGCCACCCACGGCGGGCTGGCCAACCGGATGCTGTGGTGGCAGCGGGCCTACCCGCTGCGCCAGGAGGACGTACTGCTGGCCACTGCATCCCCCGGCTTCGACATCGCGGTATGGGAACTGCTCGCCGGGCTGCTGGCCGGGGCCAGGCTGGTACTGGCCGAGCACCGGGTGCACGGCATCGTGCCCTACCTGCAGGAGCTGATGGCGGCCGAGCGGGTGACGGTGGCGCATCTGGTGCCCTCGGTGCTGGCGGAGCTGCTGGCCGGGATGACCGATGGCGACCGGCTGGGCCTGCGGCTGGCGGTATGCGGCGGCGAGGCGGTTCCACCTTCCCTCCGGGACCGGCTGCTGTCCCGTTCGGACGCCCGGCTGGTGCACGCCTACGGGCCCACCGAGGCCACGATCACCGTGGTACACGACGAATGCCTGCCCGGCGAGCCCGCCGATGTGGTACCGCTTGGCCGCCAGATGCCCGGCGCCACGGTGGCCATTGTGGACACCGAAGGCAGGCCGGTGCCGGATGGCGCGGCAGGGGAGCTGCTGCTGGGCGGTGCCGCGCTGGCCCGGGGCTACCTCGGCAGGCCTGCCGAGACGGCCAGCCGGTTCGTCCCGGACTGGCTCGGGCTTGGCCCCGCGGGCGGCAGGCTGTACCGCACCGGGGACCGGGCCCGCAGGCTGCCGGACGGCCGGATCCTGTTCCTCGGCAGGCTGGACGACCAGTTCAAGGTGCGCGGGCACCGGGTGGACCCGGCCGAACTGGAGTCGCTGTTGCACCAGCACCCCGCGGTGCGCCGGGCGGCGGTGCGGCTGGCCGGATCCGGCAACGGTGCTGGGCAGCAGGTGGTGGCCTACGTCCAGGGCGGAGCCGAACCCGCGCAGCTGCGCGCGCACCTCGCCGACCGGGTGGCCCAGGCGGTGATCCCGACCCGCTGGGTGTTCCTCGACCGCTTCCCGCTGACCCCCAACGGCAAGGTCGACCACGCCGCGCTCCCCGAGCCACCGCGGCAGGCCGAGCAGCCGCGGGAGGAGGCAGGGACCGAACTGGAACGCGAGCTGTGCGCGCTGTGGGCCGACCTGCTCGGCCTCGGCTCAGTGGGCGTCGCGGACGACTTCTTCGCGCTGGGCGGGCATTCCCTGATCGCCACCCGCACCGTGGCCACCGTCTGGCAACGGCACCGGGTACGGCTGTCCCTCGCCGATGTGCTGCGCGCCAGGACGGTGGCGGAGCTGGCCAAGCGGGTGGAGAAACTGGCGGCGGCCGAGCACCACCCGCGGCACCAGCCGGTGGGCGCCGCGGCCGACCAGCTGCCGCTGTCGCATGCACAGGCCAGGATCCTGTTCGAGGAGGAGTTCCTCGGTGGCCCGGGACTGTTCAGCGTGCCGGTACTCACCCGGTGGCAGGGCCCGGTCGACGAGCCCGCCCTGCGTGCCGCACTGGACGGGCTGGTGCGCAGGCACCCGGTGCTGCGCGCCGCACTGGCCGAGGACGCCGAGCCCGCGCGGCTGGTGGTCGGCCCTGCCGCGGAGGTGCCGCTGGCCAGGGAGGACCTGCGCGGCCTCGACCCCGCGGCGCGCGCGGCGCGGGTGGCCGAGGCCGCCGAGGAGATGCTTGCCGAGCCGTTCGACCTCAGCAGGCCACCGCTGCTGCGGGCCCGGCTGGCGCGGCTGGCCGAGCAGGAGCACGTGTTCCTGCTCGTCCTGCACCACCTGGTGTGCGACCGCTGGTCAATGCAGGTGCTCACGGACGACCTGCACGAGCTGTACGCGGCCGCCCGCGCCAGGCGCGCACCCCGGCTGGACCCGCCAGCGCATCCCGCCGCCGCCCTGACCCGCCCCGATGAGGCGGAGACGGAGCGGATCCTGGACTACTGGATCCGCAGGCTCGACGGGGTCGCGCTGGACACGGACCTCATGGTCGGGCGGCGGCACCGGAAGGACAACGGACACCGGGCGGGCCGGGCACTGCGACTGCTGTCCTCCGGGCAGGCGGCCGCGCTGTCCGGGCTGTGCGCCGAGCACGGGGTCACGCCGTTCATGGTGCTGCTGGCCGCGTTCCAGGTGCTGCTGCACCGCTTCTCCGGCGCCGATGACCTGGTGGTCGGCGCCCCGGTCGCCGACCGGGACCTGCCGGGGGCGGAGAACGTGGTGAGCATGCTGGTGCACACCCTGCCGCTGCGGGCCGACCTGCGCGGCAACCCGCGCTTCGCCGAGGTGCTGGACCAGTGCCGGGAGTCGGTCCTCGCAGCGCACCAGCACCAGGCCGTGCCGATCGAGCGGCTGGCGGGCGCGCTGGGCCGCCGCCGCGGCAGCGGGCACCACCCGCTGATGCGGTACCTGGTGGTGTGGGAGGACTCCCCGGGGCCGCCGGTGCGACTGCCCGGGGTGACCGCGGAGCCGATGCGCCCCTGCGCGCGGACCACCGCCTTCGACCTGACCCTGATCGCGCGGGCCTGGGCCGGCGAGATCGATCTCGAGCTGGAGTTCAACCAGGACACGCTGGACACCACGGCCGCGGAGACCCTGGCCGAGGCGCTCACCGCCATGCTCGCCGACTTCCTCGCCGACCCCCGGCTGCGAATCGGCGCGGCCCGGCTGGCCGAGGGTGCGCCCCCTGCCGGCCTGCTGGGCCCGGTGCGGCCGCAGGCCCCCGGCCTGGTGGGGCTCGTCCGCACGGCGGCCGCGCAACGGCAGGGCGCGGCGGCCGTACTGGCGGGGTCCACCGTGACCAGCTATGCCGAGCTGCTGCGGGAGGCGGATGCCGTGGCCGCCCGGATCCGCGCCGCGGGCGGCAGGACAGGCGATGTGGTCGGGGTGTGCCTGCCGCGTTCGACCGCGCTGGTGGCGACGCTGCTCGGGGTGCTGCAGGCAGGCTGCGCCTTCCTGCCGCTGTCCACGGCGGACCCGGATGAGCGGGTGGCCCGGCAGCTGGAGATCAGCGGGGCCCGCTGGGTGATCACCGCCGAAACCGGCCGGTTCGCCGGGCTCGGCGTTCCGGTGCTACCGGCCGAGCAAGAGTCCACAGTAGACGCATTGGACTCCGGTCCGTGGCCGGAGCCCGGTCAGGACGATCCCGCCTACGTGATCTTCACCTCCGGCTCCACCGGGGAGCCGAAGGGTGTGGTGGTGGAGCACGGCGCCCTGGCCGACCACGTGCGCTGGGCGATCTCGGAGTACCGGCTGTCCCCGGCCGACCGGGCCCTGCAGTTCTGCTCGGTCACCTTCGACGTACTGCTGGAGGAGCTGTTCCCCACCCTCGCCGCCGGTGCGACCGTGGTGCTGCGCGAGCAGGAGGCCGCCACCTCCGCGCAGGCGCTGCTCGCGCAGTGCGCGGCGAGCGGGGTGACCGTGCTGAACCTGCCGACCGGCTACTGGGAACGGCTCACCGATGCGCTTGCCGAGGACGGGCTGGCCTGGCCGGATCCGGTGCGGCTGATGGTCATCGGCGGGCAGCAGGCCGACCTCGCCGCGGTGCGGCGCTGGCACCGGCACGTGCCAGGAGTCCGGTTGCTGAACGCCTACGGGCCCACCGAGGTCACCATCGGGGCCACCGTGGCCGAGCTGCGGCCGGACGCGGCGGTCCCGATCGGCGGGCCCATCCCGAACACCCGCGCCTACCTGCTGGACCGGTATCTCGCCCCGGTACCCGAGGGCGCGGTGGCCGAGCTGTACCTCGCGGGCTCGGGCGTGGCCCGCGGCTACGCGGGCCACCCTGGGCTGACCGCGCAGCGGTTCCTGCCCGACCCCTTCGCCTGCACCCGGGGCGCGCGGATGTACCGCACCGGTGACCTGGCCTATCGCCGCGACGGCGCGCTGTATTTCGTGGGCCGCGCCGACCGGCAGGTCAAGGTGCGCGGCTACCGGATCGAGCTGGACGAGGTGGAACGCGCCCTCACCGCGCTCCCGCTGGTGGACGAGGCGGCCGTGCTCGCGAGGGAGGACCACCTGGAGGCCCATGTCGCCACCCGGTCCGGGGTGGACGGTCAGGCCGTGCGCGCCGAGCTGGCGGCCCGGCTGCCCGCGTTCATGGTGCCCTCGGTGCTCGCGGTGGCCCCGGCACTGCCGAAGACGGCGACCGGGAAGGTGGATCGCGCCGCGCTGGCACCGGTACCCGTGGAGCAGGCGGCGGATTTCCAGCCGCCGCGGGACGACCGGGAGCGGGCGGCCTGCGCGCTGTGGGCCGAGGTGCTCGGGGTGTCCAGGGTGGGCGTGCGGGACAGCTTCTTCGCCCTTGGCGGGCATTCGCTGCTGGCGATGGACCTGGTGCGCCGGATGCGCAGGCAGGGCTACCCCCAGCTGCGGATGCCGGACCTGTTCGAGCACCCCACCATCGAGGCACTGGCGCCATGGGCGGCCGCGGAGTCCGGCGCGGAACCCGAGGTGGCCAAGGCGGCCCCGCCGTCCAGGGCGCCGCTGTCCTGGGCGCAGCTGGGGATCTGGGCGCAGGCTGCCACCACCGAGGCGGGCACCTTCCACCTGCCGGTACTGCTGCGGCTGTCCGGGCCGCTGGCCGAGCCGGTGCTGCGCGCGGCGATCGAGGCGCTGACCGCCCGGCACGATCTGCTGCGCAGTGTCCTCGAGGAGGGCACCGAGGACGGCACCGAAGAAGACGACCAGGCGGGGCCGTGCTGGCGGGCGGCCGAGGGCACACCGGCCGCGCTGCGGGTGCTCGACCTGCCGGCGGCCGAGCTGGACGCACGGGTGCGGGACCTCGTCGCCGAACCGTTCGACCTCACCGCCGCTCCCCCGGTGCGGTGGACCCTGCTGCGGCTGGGCGAGACGGAGCACGCGCTGCTGGTCGTGCTGCACCACATCGCTGCGGACGGCTGGTCCGCGGGCGGGCTGGTGCGTGAGCTTGGCGAGCTGTACGCCGCCCACGCCGATCACCGGCCAGCCGGGCTCGACCCGGCGCCGAGCTTCCTGGCGCTGGCCGCGGCCGACCGGGCCGCGCCGCCGGACGAGGCTGGGCTGGCGTTCTGGGCGGAGGCGCTGCGCGGGGCCCCGGACCGGATGGAGCTGCCTGCCGAGCGGATACCGGGGACACTACGGGACTCCGGACGGCACCGCGCCCGCCTTCCGCTGCCGGGCCGGGCGGCGGCCGCACTGGAGGAGCTGGCCCGGCGGGAGCGGGCGACCCTGTTCATCACCCTGCTGGCCGGGGTGCAGGCCTGGCTGGCCCGCTGCTGCGGGCAGCGGGAGGTGCTGGTGGGCACGCCGGTGGCCGACCGGGACGATCCCACCACGGCCGGGGTGGTCGGGCCGCTGGTCAACGTGCTGCCGCTGCGCGCGGATGTGGACCCGGCCGGTTCCTTCGCCGACCAGCTCGCCCGCACCCGCGCCACCGTGCTCGCCGCCTTCGAGCACCGCTCGGTACCCACCCAGCGGATCGTGCGGCAGCTGGGGCTGAGCGGACGCGGCCTCAGCCAGGTGGTGTTCGACCTGGACGATGCCGCGACCCCCGAGACCGTCCCGTTCGGACAGTTGAAGGCGCGGACCGTACCACTCACCCCGGCGCTGGGGGCCTTCGACCTCGAGGTGACCGCACGCCGCACCCCGGAAGGGCTGGACGTCGAGCTGCGCGGCGCGGCCGACATGTTCGAGCAGACCGGGATCGAGCACCTGGCCTCGGCACTGGCGCGGCTGCTCACCGGGGTGGCGCAGCAGCCGGGCGCCCCGCTGGGCACGATCGAGCTGCTGGACGAGCGGGAACGGCACCGGCTGCTGGTCGAGCCGAACCGGCGGACCCTGCCGCAGCGGCCGGCCGAGGTGCCCGGCCTGGTGGCCGAATGGGTGGCCCGCACCCCGGACGCGACCGCGGTCAGCACCTCCGGCGGCAGCCTCAGCTACCGCGAGCTCGACGCCCTCGCCGAAGGGGTCGCCGCCTGGCTGCGCGAGCACGGCCTGCCGGTGGAGGGTCCGGTGGCCACCCGGATGGGCCGGTGCCGGGAACTGCCCGCCGTGGTGCTGGGCATCTGGAAGGCGGGCGGGGTGTACGTGCCGCTGGACCCCGGCCATCCGGATGAACGGCACCAGCGGATCCTTGCCGACTGCCGACCGCACGCGGTGCTCACCGATGGGCCCGGCCCGGACACCGGCCCGGTTCCCGCGCTGGACATCGCCGAGCTGCGTCCCGCGGTGGCCGGAACGGGCGTGCGGTCCCACCATCCGGAGCCGGACCAGCTCGCGTACGTGGCCTACACCTCGGGTTCGACCGGGACGCCCAAGGGCGTGCAGTGCACCCAGCGCGGGCTGGCCAACCAGCTGCTGTGGTCCCGGCAGGCCTACCCGCTGCGGCCCGGTGCGGCGCTGGCGCAGGTGGCCGCGGTCGGCTTCGACATCTCGCTGTGGGAGATGTTCCACCCGCTGGCCAGCGGGGGCAGGCTGGTGGTGCTGGACCAGGACCGGCACGGGGACGTGCCCGCGATCGCGGACCTGGTGGCGACGGAACGGGTGGCCGTGCTGCACCTGGTACCCACCCTGCTGGAGCACTATCTCGACCAGCGGACGGCGGACTGCCTGCGGCACGTGGTGTGCGGAGGGGAGGGCCCCTCCCCCGGCCTGCCAGCCCGGTTCGCCGCGCGGATGTCCGCCACCCTGCACCACACCTACGGCCCCACCGAGGCCTCGATCATCGCCACGCACTGGCAGGCCCCCGCCGATCCCGAACCCGGCAGGGTGCCGCTGGGCGGGCCGCTGCCGAACGCGCGGGTGTACCTGCTGGACCCGGAGGGCCTTCCAGTGCCTGCCGGGGTGGTCGGCGAGCTGGTCCTCGGTGGCGAGGTGCTGGCCAGGGGCTATCTCGGGCAGCCAGCGGCGACGGCGGAGCGGTTCCTGCCCGATCCCTTCGCGGGCGTTCCGGGCGCGCGGATGTACCGCACCGGCGACCTTGCCCGCTACCGCAGCGACGGCAGCCTGGAGTTCGTCGGCCGGGCCGACCGGCAGGTGAAGATCGCCGGGGTACGGGTGGAACCGCGCGAGGTGGAGGCCGCCATCGGCGCCGACCCCAGGGTGGCGGCCTGCGCGGTGCTGCCCCGGCGGGACCCTGCCGGTGTGGCGAGCCTGGTGGGCTACCTGGTGCCTGCCGATCCTGCGGCCGATCCGGACGGCCTGTGCGCCGAGCTGCGCGCGGCCCTGCGGGAGCGGCTACCCCGCGCGATGGTGCCCGCGCAGCTGCTACCGCTGGCCGAGCTGCCACTCGGGGTGAACGGCAAGCTGGACGTGGCCGCGCTGCCCGCCCCCGAACCGCGGGCCGAGCCGGAACCGGACCTCGAACCCGGAACCGGCGCGGAGCGCACCCTGGCCGCCATCTGGTCCCAGGTGGTACCGGCCGCGGGCGGGCGGCACATCTCCCCGCGGGACAACTTCTTCGACCTCGGCGGCGACTCGGTGAGCGCGATCCGGGTGGTGGCCAGGGCGCGGGCCGCGGGCCTGCGCATCGAGCTGGGCCAGGTGCTGCGCGCGGCGACCCTGGCCGAGCTGGCGGCCTCCGCCGTCCCGGCCGGGGAGCCCACCGCACCCGCGCTCCCCGACTCCGACGGCCGGTTGTGGTTCACCCCGGCACAGCGCCGGTTCCTTGCCACCGCGGGCCGCGCGCCCGGCCACCTCAACCAGGCCGTGCTGACCGAACCCACCGAACGGGTCGAGCCGGAGCCGCTGCGGGCGGCGTTGCGGGCGGTGGCCACCCACCACGAGGCCTTCCGGCTGCGGGCGGCCTGGGACGGGCAGCGCTGGCGGGAACACGCCGACCTGGCCGGGCAGGCGGACCCGTTGGTCACCGTGCTGGTGGCGGCCGAGCCCTACACCGAGGACTCGGCCGCACGGCTGGCCAGGCCAGCGCACGAGGCCATGGACATCGAACACGGCCCCCTGCTGGCCGCCCTGCTCGCCGAACGCGAGGACCGCGGCCAGGTGGTGCTGCTGGTCGCGCACCACCTCGCGGTGGACACCGCATCCTGGGAGATCGTGTTGTCCGATCTGGACACCGCGTACCGGCAGGTTTCCCGTGGTGAACCGGTGCGGCTGCCGCAACCGGCCACCCCGTTCGCCGACTTCGCCCGCGCCCTGCCCGGCCTGGCGGCGCGGCTGGACACGCCGGGGCAGCGCGAGTACTGGCGCGGGCAGCTCGCGGACCTGCCCCTGCTCCCGGCCACCGCCGGGGACGACGGCGATCCCGAACCGGTGACACTGGCGCTCGGTGCGCAGGCCACCACCGCGCTGCTTGCGGCGACCTCTCGGCACCGGCTGCGGGTGGACGAGCTGCTGCTGGCCGGGCTGGCCAGGGTCATCGCCAGGTGGACCGGGCAGCGGCGGGTGGCGGTGCTGCGCGAGACGCACGGCCGCTCCGGCCCGCCTGGCTGGGCCGACCTGACCGGCACCGTCGGCTGGTTCACCGCCGTACACCCGCTGCTTATCGAAATGTCCACAGTGGACGACTCGCTGGCTGCGCTGCGTGCCACCCGCGGGGCGCTGGCCGCGGTGCCGGACGGTGGGGTTGGCTACGGCCTGCTGCGCGCCGACACCGGTCCGGAGCCGGAGCTGGCGGTCAACTACCTCGGCTCCACCGCGGGTGGCGGCGGGCAGGGCCTGTTCTCCAGGGCCGAGCGGCAGGCGGTCGGCGCGGACGCTGCCGCGGAGCACGCCACCCCGCGCGGGATCGAACTGCTCGCCGGGATCGACGGCCGCGGCCTGTGGCTGGAATGGCTGTACGACACCGGCCGGTTCGCCCGCCACACCATGCTCGGGCTGGCAGGGGAACTGCGTACCGAACTCGCCGATCTGGTGTCCGCATTGGATGGACCGTTCGGGCTCGCCAGCGTGCCTGCCGACTTCCCCGCGGTGGACCTGCCAGGGGAGCAGCTGCGCGCGGTGCTGACCAGCCGCCCCGGCACCGGTGCGGTGCTGCCGCTTTCCCCCGCGCAGCAGGGGATGCTGGCCTGGCACCTGGCCCACCCCGAATCCGGGGCGTACCACACGCAGCTGCTGTTCGAGGTGGAAGGCGAGGTGGACGAGGCGGCGCTGCGCTGGGCCTGGAAGCAGGTGGTCGCACACACCGACGTGTTCCGGGCCGCGTTCCCCACCGCAGGACTGGACGAACCGGTGCAGGTGATCGGCCCCGCCCCGGAGCCGGACTGGCGCAGGCACACCGGTTCCGCGGCCGACCTGGACGCCGTGCTGGCCGCCGACCGCGCCGAGCGTTTCGACCTGGCCGAGCCGGGGGCGCAACGCTGGCACTGGGTGGACGGCGGCACGGCGGGCCGGTGGCTGCTGTGGAGCCACCATCACATCCTGCTCGACGGCTGGAGCCTGCCGTTGGTGCTTGCCGAGGTCGCGCGGGCCTACACCGCGCGGACGGCCGGGCGCGCCTGGACCCCGCCGAACCGGCCCGGCTACGCGGCGTACCTGTCCTGGCTGTCCACTCAGGACGAAGAGGCCGGGCAGCGGTTCTGGCGCGCGACACTGGCCGGTGCCACCCCGACCCGGATCGGCCGGGCGGGCAAGGGCGGCTCGGCCGCGCTGGCCACCGCCGAGCTCTCCCCGGCGGCTACAGCGGAGCTGACCCGGCTGGCCGAGCGCAGCAGGACCACCCTGCACTCGGTGGTGCTGGCCGGCTGGTCGCTGCTGCTCGGCCAGCGCTGCGCCAGCCAGGACCTGGTGTTCGGGGTGGTGATGTCGCTGCGGCCGGAGGAGGTCACCGGTGCCGAGCAGCTGGTCGGGCTGTGCCTGAACACGGTGCCGCTGCGGGTGCGGGTGGACACCGACGGCGAGCTGACCGCGCTGTTCGGCCAGGTACAGCAGGCACTGGTGGAGGCATACCAGCACGCCGCCCACCCGCCGTCCCGGATCCGCACCTGGTCCGGCGCCGCGGACGCGCTGTTCGACAGCATCGTGGTGTTCGAGAACTATCCGGGCGACCGCACCGGCCAGGCCCTCGGCGAGCACGGGCGGCTGCGGGTGGTGCGCGCGGTGGAGAGCACCGAGTTCGCCGTCTCGCTGACCGTGCTGCCCGGCGAGCGGCTGACCTTCGAACTGACCTACGCCGACCACGCACTGACCACGGCCGAGGCGGACGGGCTGCTGCGCCGCCTCACCCGGCTGCTGGAACGCATCGCCGACAGCCCGTGA